A genome region from Paramisgurnus dabryanus chromosome 12, PD_genome_1.1, whole genome shotgun sequence includes the following:
- the LOC141283061 gene encoding uncharacterized protein: MRQRGAEIRSFASRFLEEARLAGLSGIELKVIFYACLDEPLKSSEVELLKPLDFVDMVSYVMNRPEPKSRPLSPVPEGRVVGRMVLESSAPTTSNSISSAPPASLRGSRLAIRGRGIQTGAIRLGRSTLISPAPEPTPAPDLHPALPVSGRRKKRKKDSSALQPAATPQFSEKQQPLSAPLQPLPSAQPPLQPLPSAQPPLQPLPSAQPPLQPLPSAQPPLQPLPSAQPPLQPLTSAQPPLQPLTSAQPTAAAFVSVPSPLPSAAAPATVPVLSPLPSAASSVKVPVSSLQPSAAPPVIDSVSSLQSPAAPPVIVPASSLQSPAAPPVIVPASSPLPSAAAPVTVPELSPLPATAPPVMFPVSPQPVNPDLVVPALPQAVSSPRNPVRPARPPRTQPSATPRGQRSRPVPIPIPPPVNAVVPPPPPPLFVVLVVPPESSSCSVLSSLVSVCHVFVDVVQCPICLVLCLSLRAAWGRPLRGGSC, from the coding sequence ATGCGGCAGAGAGGAGCAGAGATCCGGTCCTTCGCCTCCAGGTTCTTGGAGGAGGCTCGTCTTGCCGGTCTTAGCGGGATCGAGCTAAAGGTCATCTTCTATGCCTGTCTCGATGAGCCTCTCAAATCCAGTGAGGTGGAGTTGCTCAAGCCCTTAGACTTCGTTGACATGGTGAGCTACGTCATGAACAGGCCCGAACCCAAGTCCAGACCTCTGTCACCTGTCCCAGAGGGCCGCGTTGTCGGGAGGATGGTCCTGGAGAGCTCAGCACCCACCACATCAAACTCCATAAGCTCCGCCCCGCCAGCCAGCCTTCGGGGTAGTCGTCTGGCGATACGGGGAAGGGGCATTCAGACCGGGGCAATCAGGTTGGGGAGGTCGACTCTCATCTCTCCAGCGCCGGAGCCTACGCCCGCACCCGATCTCCATCCTGCATTACCGGTCTCCGgacggaggaagaagaggaagaaggacTCCTCCGCTCTTCAACCAGCTGCCACCCCTCAGTTCTCTGAGAAGCAGCAGCCTCTGTCtgctccgctgcagcccctgccgtctgcgcagcctccgctgcagcccctgccgtctgcgcagcctccgctgcagcccctgccgtctgcgcagcctccgctgcagcccctgccgtctgcgcagcctccgctgcagcccctgccgtctgcgcagcctccgctgcagcccctgacgtctgcgcagcctccgctgcagcccctgacGTCTGCGCAGCCAACCGCAGCAGCCTTTGTCTCTGTCCCGTCTCCGCTGCCGTCCGCAGCGGCCCCTGCCACTGTCCCTGTCTTGTCTCCGCTGCCGTCCGCAGCCTCCTCTGTCAAGGTCCCTGTCTCATCTCTGCAGCCGTCTGCTGCACCCCCTGTCATAGACTCTGTATCGTCTCTGCAGTCACCCGCTGCACCTCCTGTCATTGTCCCTGCCTCGTCTCTGCAGTCACCCGCTGCACCTCCTGTCATTGTCCCTgcctcgtctccgctgccgtctGCAGCGGCTCCTGTGACTGTTCCTGAGTTGTCTCCGCTGCCGGccacagcgccccctgtcatgtTTCCTGTTTCCCCTCAGCCTGTAAACCCTGACCTAGTTGTTCCTGCCTTGCCCCAAGCTGTTTCCTCCCCACGGAACCCTGTTAGGCCTGCCCGGCCTCCACGCACCCAACCCTCAGCTACTCCCCGGGGTCAGAGGTCTCGTCCTGTACCCATTCCCATCCCTCCTCCTGTGAACGCTGTTGTTCCCCCgcccccccctcccttgtttgttgttCTTGTTGTCCCACCCGAATCCTCTAGTTGTTCTGTCTTGTCTTCCCTTGTTAGTGTTTGTCATGTTTTCGTGGATGTTGTCCAGTGTCCAATCTGTCTTGTCCTGTGTCTCTCCTTGAGGGCCGCCTGGGGGCGTCCCTTGAGGGGAGGGTCCTGTTAG